One Falsihalocynthiibacter arcticus DNA segment encodes these proteins:
- a CDS encoding thiamine phosphate synthase, with protein MKLDRFYPIFDSADWLERLVPLGIKLVQLRMKDASADHLRAHIRRAKSVCADHGCTLVINDHWRLAIDAGCDYIHLGQEDLEDADIVAIQAAKIRLGISTHDKTELARALESRPDYIALGPIYPTILKKMKWHEQGIEKLTTWRNLIGDTPLIAIGGMRIDRAAGAFEAGADVVAAVTDITLNDSPDDRVRAWLAATR; from the coding sequence ATGAAACTAGATCGATTTTACCCCATTTTTGACAGCGCGGATTGGCTCGAACGCCTCGTCCCATTGGGAATCAAACTGGTGCAATTGCGAATGAAGGATGCAAGTGCAGACCACCTTCGCGCCCATATCAGGCGGGCGAAATCCGTCTGTGCGGATCATGGTTGCACACTGGTCATCAACGATCATTGGCGCCTCGCGATTGATGCGGGGTGTGATTATATCCATCTGGGGCAGGAGGACCTCGAAGACGCGGATATCGTGGCCATTCAAGCGGCCAAAATCCGCCTCGGGATCAGCACCCACGACAAAACGGAACTCGCCCGAGCCCTCGAGTCGCGACCAGATTACATCGCCCTTGGGCCCATCTATCCGACCATCCTCAAGAAAATGAAATGGCATGAACAGGGCATCGAGAAACTAACGACGTGGCGCAACTTGATTGGGGATACGCCCCTGATTGCGATTGGCGGAATGCGCATCGACCGCGCGGCGGGGGCCTTTGAGGCTGGCGCGGATGTTGTGGCCGCCGTCACCGACATTACCTTGAATGACAGTCCCGATGACCGCGTCCGCGCTTGGTTGGCGGCAACACGATGA
- a CDS encoding ABC transporter permease: protein MKWSFSPARLWAVLAKEFVQMRRDKVTFVMMIGVPIMQLLIFGYAINSDPHNLPTLVEMSDEGPVTRAILMGMKSSTYFDFQGIVTSREEGDKALRDGSANFLVVVPPNFERDILRGFSPEILLSADASDPAAVGGGASAMGGIIDIAMAQTLTGPLRYAAGGQPPISVVVHRQYNPEGNTSINIVPGLLGVILSLTMVMITAVAIVRETEKGTMETLIATPVRPLEVMLGKILPYVLVGYVQTVVFLIASQVLFGVPFIGSPFAFFVGFNLYIVVNLALGFLISTVARSQMQAMQISFFTLLPTILLSGFMFPFAAMPVWAQMIGNAIPATHFLRLVRKVMLKGADISDILGDLTNISIIMLVIVAIALKRYRQTLD, encoded by the coding sequence ATGAAATGGTCATTCTCACCTGCGCGGTTATGGGCTGTTCTGGCAAAGGAATTCGTCCAGATGCGGCGCGACAAAGTCACCTTTGTGATGATGATCGGCGTTCCGATCATGCAACTCCTTATCTTTGGCTATGCGATCAACTCCGATCCTCATAACCTTCCAACGCTCGTTGAAATGTCGGACGAAGGGCCAGTGACGCGGGCGATCCTTATGGGCATGAAATCGTCCACTTATTTTGATTTTCAAGGCATCGTAACCAGCCGCGAAGAAGGAGACAAAGCGCTGCGCGACGGATCGGCGAATTTCTTGGTGGTGGTGCCCCCCAACTTTGAGCGAGATATTTTACGTGGATTTTCCCCCGAAATACTCCTGTCCGCCGACGCCTCTGATCCCGCTGCGGTCGGGGGTGGGGCGTCGGCGATGGGGGGTATTATTGACATCGCGATGGCGCAGACACTGACCGGCCCCCTGCGCTATGCCGCTGGGGGCCAACCACCAATTAGCGTTGTGGTTCATCGGCAATATAACCCCGAGGGCAACACCTCAATCAATATTGTCCCCGGTCTTTTGGGGGTCATATTATCGCTGACGATGGTGATGATCACGGCGGTCGCGATTGTTCGCGAAACCGAGAAGGGCACCATGGAAACGCTGATTGCGACTCCTGTGCGGCCCCTCGAAGTGATGCTCGGAAAAATCCTCCCGTATGTCTTGGTTGGATATGTTCAGACCGTGGTTTTCTTGATCGCGTCGCAGGTGTTATTTGGCGTGCCTTTCATCGGATCGCCCTTCGCCTTTTTTGTGGGGTTTAACCTCTATATCGTCGTCAATCTTGCGCTTGGCTTCCTGATTTCGACGGTCGCGCGCAGCCAAATGCAGGCCATGCAAATCTCGTTCTTCACGCTATTGCCAACGATCCTGCTCTCGGGATTCATGTTCCCTTTTGCCGCCATGCCCGTGTGGGCGCAGATGATTGGCAATGCGATCCCCGCGACGCATTTCTTGCGTCTCGTGCGCAAGGTCATGCTCAAAGGGGCCGACATTAGCGATATTCTGGGTGATCTCACGAACATCAGCATTATCATGTTGGTGATCGTCGCGATTGCGCTCAAACGGTATCGCCAAACGCTAGACTAA
- the thiD gene encoding bifunctional hydroxymethylpyrimidine kinase/phosphomethylpyrimidine kinase, whose translation MKKTTPIALTIAGSDSGGGAGVQADLKAMSANGSFGTSVITAITAQNTTSVTAVHEVPADVVAAQIKAVLSDIQVGAIKLGMLFSTAIIDAVAQGLADFKGPIVVDPVMIAKSGDALLQNAAIEAMVAKILPLATLLTPNLPEAARLLREPQARTLAEITSQGLRLLGMGPSAVLMKGGHAEGDTCTDILIEAGGRVTALSAPRIVTRNTHGTGCTYSAAIAANLSKGLDLHSSVVAAHSYLQGAIAAADQLQIGKGHGPVHHFYGQW comes from the coding sequence GTGAAAAAGACCACCCCAATCGCCCTAACAATAGCAGGCTCGGACAGCGGCGGTGGTGCAGGTGTGCAGGCTGATCTCAAGGCAATGTCGGCGAATGGATCGTTTGGGACCAGCGTCATAACAGCCATCACAGCGCAAAACACGACATCCGTAACCGCCGTCCATGAAGTGCCCGCAGATGTTGTCGCCGCGCAAATCAAGGCTGTGCTTTCGGATATTCAGGTCGGTGCAATCAAGCTTGGGATGCTGTTCTCGACCGCGATCATTGATGCCGTCGCGCAAGGCCTCGCCGATTTTAAAGGCCCCATCGTTGTTGATCCCGTGATGATCGCCAAATCCGGCGACGCGCTTTTGCAGAACGCGGCGATTGAAGCAATGGTTGCGAAAATTCTCCCCCTCGCCACGCTCCTTACCCCCAACCTGCCAGAGGCCGCCCGTCTTTTGCGCGAACCTCAAGCGCGCACATTGGCGGAAATAACCTCGCAAGGCCTGCGGCTTTTGGGCATGGGGCCGAGCGCGGTTTTGATGAAAGGTGGCCATGCCGAGGGCGATACCTGTACCGATATTTTGATCGAGGCTGGTGGTAGGGTGACAGCGCTTTCTGCGCCCCGCATTGTTACGCGAAATACGCACGGCACAGGGTGCACCTATTCTGCCGCAATTGCGGCAAACCTGTCCAAGGGGCTGGATTTGCATTCCTCCGTGGTCGCCGCGCATAGCTATTTGCAAGGAGCAATCGCCGCCGCGGATCAGTTGCAAATTGGCAAGGGGCACGGCCCCGTTCATCACTTTTATGGACAATGGTAA
- a CDS encoding thiazole synthase, with translation MRDFYGTTLANGFMLGSAQYPSPAILADAFKRSGASVATVSLRRESGQDRAGQDFWHLIRDLGVHILPNTAGCHSVKEAVTTAHMAREVFDTKWIKLEVIGEEDTLQPDVFGLVEAARILSEDGFQVFPYTTEDLVVADRLLHAGCEVLMPWGAPIGSGLGLNNIFGLRAMRAHFPDVPLVIDAGLGLPSQAARAMELGFDAVLLNTAVAKAGDPAAMAEAFATAIRAGQLAAIADPMEPRDMAAPSTPVIGKAFLE, from the coding sequence ATGCGTGATTTTTATGGCACGACCCTTGCCAATGGTTTCATGCTGGGCTCCGCGCAATATCCGTCCCCTGCGATCTTGGCAGATGCGTTTAAGCGGAGTGGGGCGAGTGTCGCGACGGTTTCGCTGCGCCGCGAGAGTGGGCAGGATCGGGCGGGGCAGGATTTCTGGCACCTGATCCGCGACCTTGGCGTGCATATCCTCCCCAACACCGCGGGCTGTCATAGCGTCAAAGAGGCCGTCACGACCGCCCATATGGCTCGCGAAGTTTTCGACACGAAATGGATCAAACTTGAGGTGATTGGCGAGGAGGACACGCTGCAACCCGATGTTTTCGGGCTGGTCGAAGCTGCCCGTATTCTTAGCGAGGACGGCTTTCAGGTTTTCCCCTACACCACCGAAGATTTGGTCGTCGCGGATAGGTTGCTCCATGCGGGCTGCGAGGTTTTGATGCCTTGGGGCGCGCCGATTGGGTCGGGCTTGGGGTTGAATAATATTTTTGGATTACGGGCGATGCGAGCCCATTTTCCGGATGTGCCCTTGGTGATCGATGCGGGGCTTGGCCTGCCTTCCCAAGCGGCACGCGCAATGGAGCTTGGGTTTGATGCTGTGCTCTTAAACACGGCCGTTGCAAAAGCGGGCGACCCCGCCGCCATGGCCGAAGCATTCGCCACCGCAATACGCGCCGGTCAGCTTGCGGCGATTGCCGACCCGATGGAGCCGCGCGATATGGCTGCGCCCTCGACCCCCGTTATCGGAAAGGCGTTTCTCGAATGA
- the thiS gene encoding sulfur carrier protein ThiS, producing MILQINGEPVDVQIDTLADLLVARGFGEAKVATAVNGQFVPATARADFVMSDGDRIEVLAPMQGG from the coding sequence ATGATACTGCAAATTAATGGCGAGCCCGTGGACGTTCAGATCGACACATTGGCTGACTTACTCGTGGCCCGAGGGTTCGGGGAAGCCAAAGTTGCAACTGCCGTGAACGGCCAATTTGTTCCCGCGACCGCGCGAGCCGATTTCGTGATGTCCGACGGTGATAGGATCGAAGTCCTTGCCCCGATGCAGGGGGGATAA
- a CDS encoding TetR/AcrR family transcriptional regulator: MHPLSLCLTWKALATDHQVSYNFHMSPSEKPEPKFRRRANARPDEVLDAALALFIDQGFARTSVDQVAQRAGISKGAVYLYFPSKEAILAGLVNRTIAPLTDALFDNISRHQGDPRPAIEQFLRMMGKVLTDKRNRAVPLIVIHEAPAAPEIATLFRTAVLDRAIPALSTLLAQGVEGGHIRPIDPELTARTVIGPILAHIIFYEIFGIEPEGGFHLDHLIENHLLILNAGLEPQKG; encoded by the coding sequence ATGCATCCACTATCACTATGCCTAACTTGGAAAGCCCTTGCTACTGACCATCAAGTCAGTTACAATTTTCACATGTCCCCATCAGAGAAACCAGAACCAAAGTTTCGCCGACGTGCAAACGCACGCCCAGATGAGGTTTTGGATGCGGCCCTTGCCCTCTTTATTGATCAAGGGTTTGCACGAACAAGTGTGGATCAGGTCGCCCAACGCGCGGGTATTTCCAAGGGGGCCGTCTACCTGTATTTCCCCTCCAAAGAGGCCATACTTGCGGGCTTGGTGAATCGCACAATCGCGCCCTTAACGGATGCTCTATTTGACAATATTTCGCGTCATCAAGGGGATCCCCGCCCGGCTATTGAGCAATTCTTACGAATGATGGGGAAGGTCTTGACGGACAAACGCAACCGAGCCGTCCCCTTGATCGTAATCCATGAAGCTCCCGCAGCCCCAGAGATTGCCACGCTATTTCGCACCGCCGTTTTAGACCGCGCCATTCCTGCCCTTTCGACGCTTTTGGCGCAGGGTGTCGAAGGAGGCCATATTCGGCCCATCGACCCCGAACTAACCGCGCGAACTGTGATCGGACCAATCCTCGCACACATCATTTTTTACGAAATATTCGGGATTGAACCAGAGGGTGGATTTCATTTGGACCACCTAATTGAAAACCACCTTTTGATCCTAAACGCAGGCCTCGAACCCCAGAAAGGATAG
- a CDS encoding hydrogen peroxide-inducible genes activator — MSRLSMKHLRYFDALARFGHFGHAAESCAITQPALSVQIKELEQLIGTPLVERGARQIRLTSFGEEFAKRAGDILRSVDELEDMARASQTPLIGRLRIGVIPTVAPYLLADVIKELFRQYPGLDLRPREAVTQKLIEDLVGGRMDAAIVALPISEPSLHEETLFEEEFVLVRPLKDADLPVPNSAMLREMRLLLLEEGHCFRDQAISFCKMSSTMPRDLMEGSSLSTLVQMVGAGIGVTLIPEMAVPIETSSAAVTVFRLAAPRPSRTIGMVWRKTNPLSDQLAQIAEVVRQAGTRKI, encoded by the coding sequence ATGAGTCGACTCTCTATGAAACATCTGCGTTATTTCGATGCCCTCGCGCGATTTGGCCACTTTGGGCACGCCGCTGAGTCCTGCGCCATTACCCAACCTGCCCTCTCCGTTCAGATCAAAGAACTGGAACAATTGATCGGCACTCCGCTGGTCGAACGCGGCGCGCGGCAAATTCGCCTAACCAGTTTTGGCGAGGAATTTGCAAAACGTGCGGGCGATATTCTACGGTCAGTTGACGAGCTTGAAGACATGGCGCGGGCGTCACAAACCCCGCTCATTGGACGGCTTCGGATCGGGGTCATCCCAACCGTTGCGCCGTATCTTTTGGCCGATGTCATCAAAGAACTTTTCCGTCAATACCCCGGATTGGACCTGCGCCCTCGCGAGGCGGTAACCCAAAAACTGATTGAGGATCTGGTCGGAGGCCGCATGGATGCCGCCATCGTCGCCCTCCCGATTTCCGAACCGTCCTTGCATGAGGAGACCCTTTTTGAGGAGGAATTCGTTTTGGTGCGGCCCCTAAAAGACGCCGATTTACCGGTTCCGAACTCTGCAATGTTACGCGAAATGCGGCTACTTTTGCTTGAAGAAGGCCATTGTTTTCGCGATCAGGCCATTTCGTTTTGCAAGATGTCTTCGACTATGCCGCGCGACCTCATGGAGGGGAGTTCCCTATCGACATTGGTCCAGATGGTTGGGGCGGGAATCGGTGTGACCCTGATTCCCGAAATGGCCGTTCCGATCGAGACAAGCTCCGCAGCGGTTACGGTGTTCCGTCTAGCCGCGCCCCGCCCTTCGCGGACCATCGGCATGGTTTGGCGCAAAACCAACCCATTGTCCGATCAACTCGCCCAAATCGCCGAAGTCGTCAGACAAGCAGGGACGCGCAAAATTTAG
- the katG gene encoding catalase/peroxidase HPI: protein MDGNDKDTVGKCPVMHGGNTASDKSVMAWWPNALNLGILHQHDSKTNPMGADFEYREAVKTLDVEALKKDIHALMTDSQEWWPADWGHYGGLMIRMAWHSAGTYRLADGRGGGGTGNQRFAPLNSWPDNVSLDKARRLLWPIKKKYGNKLSWADLMILAGTIAYESMGLKSFGFSFGREDIWQPEIDTYWGSENEWLAASDSRYENLEDPSTMENPLAAVQMGLIYVNPEGVNGTPDPLKTALHIRETFARMAMNDEETVALTAGGHTVGKTHGNGDASLLGDAPEGAGIEEQGMGWKNSVGKGVGRETVSSGIEGAWTTNPTKWDNGYFEMLFGYEWELKKSPAGAWQWEPIDIKEEHMPVDVEDPTIRCMPIMTDADMAMKMDPTYRAISEKFAKDPAYFSDTFARAWFKLTHRDMGPKTRYLGPDVPQEELIWQDPIPTGQTDYDVEAVKGRIAASGLTLSEMVSTAWDSARTYRGSDMRGGANGARIRLAPQKDWESNEPVRLAKVLGVLEGIAAESGASLADVIVLAGNVGVEQAANSAGYPVSVPFASGRGDATDEMTDAESFDVLEPLADGYRNWLKKDYIVSPEELMLDRTQLMGLTANEMTVLVGGMRAMGTNYGGSKHGVFTDRAGALTTDFFVNLTDMANSWHPVDGGTYEVRDRSSGKVKWTATRIDLVFGSNSILRSYAEVYAQDDNAEKFVTDFVAAWVKVMNTDRFDIA, encoded by the coding sequence ATGGACGGTAATGATAAAGATACGGTCGGCAAGTGCCCTGTGATGCACGGCGGAAATACGGCTTCGGACAAGTCGGTTATGGCGTGGTGGCCCAATGCGCTGAACCTCGGCATTTTGCACCAGCATGATTCCAAAACCAACCCGATGGGTGCGGATTTTGAGTACCGTGAAGCCGTAAAAACCCTTGATGTAGAGGCGTTGAAAAAAGACATTCATGCCCTGATGACGGACAGCCAAGAGTGGTGGCCTGCCGACTGGGGGCATTATGGTGGCCTGATGATCCGCATGGCTTGGCACTCGGCGGGAACGTACCGTCTTGCCGATGGGCGCGGGGGCGGTGGAACGGGCAATCAACGTTTTGCGCCGTTGAATTCCTGGCCCGATAACGTTAGCCTTGATAAGGCACGTCGCTTGTTGTGGCCGATCAAAAAGAAATACGGCAACAAATTAAGCTGGGCTGATCTGATGATCCTAGCTGGTACAATTGCCTATGAATCCATGGGGTTGAAGTCGTTTGGGTTTTCCTTTGGGCGCGAAGATATTTGGCAGCCTGAGATCGACACTTACTGGGGTTCGGAAAACGAATGGTTGGCCGCGAGTGACAGCCGTTATGAAAACCTAGAAGATCCCTCCACGATGGAAAACCCGCTTGCCGCTGTGCAGATGGGCTTGATCTATGTGAATCCCGAAGGCGTGAACGGCACCCCCGATCCGCTCAAAACCGCGCTACATATCCGCGAAACCTTTGCTCGCATGGCCATGAATGACGAAGAAACCGTGGCCCTTACGGCGGGTGGTCACACGGTGGGCAAGACCCACGGTAATGGCGACGCAAGCCTCTTGGGCGACGCGCCGGAAGGGGCTGGCATTGAAGAGCAGGGCATGGGTTGGAAAAATTCGGTAGGCAAAGGCGTGGGCCGCGAAACGGTCTCGAGCGGAATTGAAGGGGCGTGGACGACAAACCCAACCAAGTGGGATAACGGCTATTTCGAGATGCTTTTCGGGTATGAATGGGAGCTAAAGAAAAGCCCTGCAGGCGCGTGGCAATGGGAGCCAATCGACATCAAAGAAGAGCATATGCCTGTTGATGTCGAAGACCCGACGATCCGCTGTATGCCCATCATGACCGACGCAGATATGGCGATGAAAATGGACCCGACCTATCGCGCAATCTCAGAGAAATTTGCCAAGGATCCCGCGTATTTTTCTGACACTTTCGCACGCGCTTGGTTCAAGCTCACCCACCGCGATATGGGCCCCAAAACCCGTTACCTCGGTCCCGACGTCCCACAAGAAGAGTTGATCTGGCAGGACCCAATTCCCACAGGGCAAACGGACTATGATGTTGAGGCAGTTAAGGGCCGTATCGCAGCGAGCGGTTTGACCCTGAGCGAAATGGTCTCGACAGCATGGGACAGCGCGCGGACCTATCGCGGCTCGGACATGCGCGGCGGTGCCAATGGTGCGCGCATTCGCCTCGCACCTCAAAAAGATTGGGAGAGCAATGAGCCTGTGCGTTTGGCGAAAGTGCTGGGTGTGCTTGAAGGCATTGCTGCAGAAAGCGGTGCAAGTCTTGCGGATGTCATTGTCCTCGCGGGGAATGTCGGCGTCGAGCAAGCGGCTAATTCTGCGGGATATCCGGTGTCGGTTCCTTTCGCTTCAGGGCGTGGAGATGCCACGGACGAGATGACCGATGCCGAGTCTTTTGATGTTTTGGAACCGCTGGCCGATGGCTATCGCAACTGGCTCAAGAAAGACTACATTGTCAGCCCAGAAGAATTGATGCTGGATCGCACGCAACTCATGGGCTTAACGGCCAATGAAATGACGGTCTTGGTCGGTGGCATGCGGGCTATGGGCACCAACTATGGCGGTTCAAAACACGGTGTGTTCACGGATCGCGCTGGTGCCCTTACCACAGATTTCTTCGTGAATCTGACGGATATGGCTAATTCGTGGCATCCCGTGGACGGAGGTACCTATGAGGTTCGCGACCGTTCTTCGGGCAAAGTGAAGTGGACCGCGACACGCATAGACCTCGTGTTTGGCTCCAATTCGATCCTGCGCTCCTATGCCGAAGTCTATGCGCAGGACGACAATGCCGAGAAGTTTGTGACGGATTTTGTCGCAGCTTGGGTGAAAGTTATGAATACAGATCGCTTTGATATAGCTTAA
- a CDS encoding HlyD family secretion protein, which translates to MNSLPNWLIVIINAIFPSFGEPVVLEYNGYAEGDYVYIASAVAGRIVNMRAREGESISALETLFQIDDSHQTAALHAAQAQVAVAQANLENLATGSRDEEIAVIHASLDSAKVDQRLAQSTLERTQRLSKTGSVSQARVDTDTALLQGANARVAQFEAQLHVAELPARISQRIAAEATHDAALAQLEGARSALNDTTVTAPIGGRVDKVFYEQGEVALAGAPVVSILPPESLKALFFIPEGERASVSLGEIFDVACSGCPDEITAHLTRLAATPQYTPPIIYSREERSRLVFRAESILENAGDVLPGQPLTLRPRD; encoded by the coding sequence ATGAACTCCCTTCCGAATTGGCTGATCGTCATCATCAACGCCATTTTTCCAAGTTTTGGGGAGCCCGTTGTTTTGGAATATAACGGCTATGCTGAGGGTGATTACGTCTATATTGCGTCTGCTGTCGCGGGTCGGATTGTGAATATGCGCGCGCGAGAAGGCGAGTCCATTTCTGCGCTTGAGACGCTGTTTCAAATCGACGACAGCCACCAGACCGCGGCCTTACATGCGGCGCAGGCCCAAGTTGCTGTCGCGCAAGCAAATCTGGAAAATCTAGCGACAGGAAGCCGTGACGAAGAGATCGCCGTGATCCACGCCTCGCTTGATTCCGCCAAGGTGGATCAACGCCTTGCCCAGTCGACATTGGAGCGCACCCAACGCCTTTCCAAAACGGGGTCCGTTTCGCAAGCCCGCGTCGATACCGATACGGCTTTGTTACAAGGGGCCAACGCACGTGTCGCCCAGTTTGAGGCACAACTACACGTCGCTGAATTGCCTGCGCGGATTTCCCAAAGGATAGCCGCCGAAGCCACCCATGACGCCGCCCTCGCCCAACTTGAAGGCGCCCGTTCCGCCCTGAATGACACCACCGTCACAGCTCCGATTGGTGGGCGTGTTGACAAGGTGTTTTACGAGCAGGGCGAAGTTGCTTTGGCAGGTGCTCCGGTCGTCTCGATCCTCCCTCCGGAAAGCTTGAAGGCTTTGTTTTTCATCCCTGAAGGCGAGCGCGCCAGTGTGTCGTTAGGCGAAATTTTTGATGTCGCCTGCAGTGGTTGCCCTGACGAAATCACCGCGCATCTGACGCGTCTTGCCGCGACGCCGCAATACACGCCTCCCATCATTTACAGTCGCGAGGAGCGGTCGCGGCTGGTGTTTCGGGCCGAATCTATACTGGAGAATGCGGGTGATGTTTTGCCCGGACAACCCCTCACGTTGAGGCCACGCGATTGA
- a CDS encoding FAD-dependent oxidoreductase, with protein sequence MHEITIIGAGVAGLCVARALLDRGAHVTVIDRHATPGPQACSWWAGGMLAPFCEGESAEEPVIRLGQEAANWWEAKTQTVHRNGSLVVSLTRDKADLTRFARRTTNFREVTSDEISTLEPDLADRFTKGLYFESEAHLAPRETLARLQASLVADGAVFEQAEADPEDFAQRGLTIDCRGFQARDQIADLRGVKGEMLVLSCPEVTLSRPIRLLHPRVPLYIVPRGDGVFMLGATMIEGRAGKHVTARALLELLSAAYALTPAFGEAEVLEIGVDSRPAFPDNLLRIRRDGNLIRANGLYRHGFLLAPALARMVAELIFDNKQPEVMDDTAN encoded by the coding sequence ATGCATGAAATCACAATCATCGGCGCGGGCGTCGCGGGCCTGTGTGTGGCGCGCGCCTTGTTGGATCGCGGCGCCCATGTCACGGTTATTGATCGCCACGCCACCCCGGGGCCACAGGCTTGCTCATGGTGGGCGGGCGGGATGCTTGCCCCATTTTGCGAGGGTGAAAGCGCCGAAGAGCCCGTGATCCGACTTGGCCAAGAGGCCGCCAACTGGTGGGAAGCGAAAACGCAGACCGTACATCGCAACGGCTCTCTCGTGGTTTCACTGACGCGCGACAAAGCGGACCTGACTCGATTTGCACGACGCACGACCAACTTTCGAGAGGTCACTTCGGACGAAATCTCCACGTTAGAGCCTGATTTGGCCGACCGTTTCACCAAAGGGCTTTACTTCGAAAGCGAGGCGCATCTGGCTCCTCGCGAAACTTTGGCGCGATTGCAGGCAAGTCTGGTGGCGGATGGCGCGGTGTTTGAGCAGGCCGAAGCCGACCCCGAGGATTTTGCCCAGCGAGGCCTAACCATTGATTGTCGAGGGTTTCAGGCCCGCGATCAGATCGCTGATCTACGCGGAGTGAAAGGCGAGATGCTTGTGCTCTCCTGCCCCGAAGTCACCTTAAGCCGCCCCATCCGCCTTCTGCACCCACGCGTCCCGCTTTATATTGTACCGCGCGGCGACGGCGTTTTCATGCTGGGCGCGACGATGATTGAAGGCCGCGCAGGCAAGCACGTCACCGCCCGCGCGCTGCTCGAACTGCTGAGCGCAGCCTATGCTCTGACGCCCGCTTTTGGCGAGGCCGAGGTGTTGGAAATTGGCGTTGATAGTCGCCCCGCATTTCCCGACAACCTGCTGCGCATTCGCCGCGATGGAAACCTTATCCGCGCCAACGGTCTCTATCGGCATGGGTTCCTATTGGCTCCCGCGTTGGCGCGCATGGTGGCGGAATTAATCTTTGATAACAAACAGCCGGAGGTGATGGATGATACTGCAAATTAA
- a CDS encoding ABC transporter ATP-binding protein — translation MTQPFAISVTGLTKVFGGRRVVDSFDMEVPKGAIYGFLGPNGSGKTTTIRMMCGLLTPDEGAGTCLGFDILSQQGSIKENVGYMTQRFSLYEDLTIRENLDFMARMYRIKNRKKCVQDALSDLGLADRANQLAGTLSGGWKQRLALAACLIHKPTLLLLDEPTAGVDPKARRDFWDEIRSLSAAGVTVLVSTHYMDEAVQCDFIAYIAYGKKLIAGPAHDIPRMIGLYTWRVTGPEISDLESLLRQDADVGQVARFGAVLHVSGTDEAKLKALAARYNAANVYSWVQKEAELEEAFIYLMTGVDDNFSGAKP, via the coding sequence TTGACCCAACCATTTGCCATATCCGTTACAGGCCTGACCAAGGTTTTCGGCGGGCGAAGGGTGGTGGACAGCTTTGATATGGAGGTTCCCAAGGGGGCTATTTACGGCTTTCTTGGGCCTAATGGGTCAGGAAAAACCACGACAATCCGTATGATGTGCGGGTTGCTCACGCCGGATGAGGGCGCGGGTACATGCCTTGGGTTTGATATCCTGTCGCAACAAGGCAGCATTAAGGAAAACGTGGGATATATGACCCAAAGGTTCTCGCTTTACGAGGACCTGACGATCCGTGAAAACCTCGATTTTATGGCGCGGATGTACCGGATTAAGAACCGCAAGAAATGTGTCCAAGATGCATTGAGCGACTTAGGCCTCGCTGACCGCGCAAACCAATTGGCGGGCACGTTGTCAGGCGGGTGGAAGCAACGTTTGGCGCTGGCGGCATGTTTGATCCACAAACCCACCCTGTTGTTGCTCGATGAGCCCACGGCCGGTGTCGACCCAAAAGCGCGGCGCGATTTCTGGGATGAAATACGCTCCCTGTCGGCAGCGGGCGTGACCGTTCTCGTTTCAACCCACTACATGGACGAAGCGGTGCAATGCGATTTCATCGCCTACATCGCCTATGGGAAAAAACTAATCGCAGGGCCCGCGCATGACATTCCGCGCATGATTGGCCTCTATACGTGGCGCGTCACGGGCCCTGAAATTTCGGATCTTGAATCCTTACTCCGGCAGGATGCCGATGTTGGTCAGGTTGCCCGCTTTGGCGCCGTTTTGCATGTGTCGGGGACAGATGAGGCAAAACTCAAAGCACTCGCGGCGCGCTATAACGCTGCCAATGTATATAGTTGGGTTCAAAAAGAGGCCGAACTGGAAGAAGCTTTCATCTATCTGATGACCGGTGTTGACGACAATTTCAGTGGGGCCAAACCATGA